The nucleotide window GCCGTTATCCAGCGTTTCCAGCACGGCGAACAGGCGCGCATGCTTCTGCATCAGGCGCGCGATCGCGTACAGGATCTTCGCGCGGCCATGGCCACCCAGCGCGGCCCACGCCGGCTGCGCGCGGCGCGCGGCGGCCACGGCGCGATCGACGTCGTCGGCGCTGGCCTGCGTCAGGTCGGCCAGCGGCTTGCCGTCGGCGGGATTGGTGGAGGCGAACAGCTCGCCGCTGTCGGACCACTGGTTATCGATGAACAGCCCGAACTTGCGGCCATGCTGGTCCAGCCACGCTTGCGCTTCTTTCTGGCTCTCGGGGGCGGGGCCGTATTCCATGGTGTTGAGGATCTCGTTGATAGTTGGCATGGCGATTGTCTTAAAGCTCAAGGTTGCGCGTGGCGGTGGGCCGCGGAGTAGTGGCCGGTGACGTGGTGTTCCAGCTGCCGTTCGATGTCGGTCAGCAGGCTCGATGCGCCGATGCGGAACAGGTGCGGCTCCAGCCATTCGTTGCCCAGTTCTTCCTTCATCACCGTCATGTATTGCAGCGCGGCCTTGGCTGTCGACACGCCGCCCGCCGGCTTGTAGCCGACCTTGAAGCCGGTGCGCTCGTAGTATTCGCGGATCGCCCGCACCATCACCAGCGAGACCGGAATCGTGGCGTTCACGCCTTCCTTGCCGGTGGACGTCTTGATGAAGTCCGCGCCGGCCATCATGCACACCCACGAAGCCTTCGCCACGTTTTCCAGCGTGACCAGGTCGCCCGTGGCCAGGATCGCCTTCACGTGCGCTTCGCCGCAGGCCTGGCGGTAAGCCACCATCTCGTCGTACAGCGCCTGCCAGTTCCCGGTCAGCACGTGCTGGCGGGTGATGACGATGTCGATTTCCTGCGCGCCGTCGGCCACCGACAGTTCGATCTCGCGCACCTTGGTTTCCATGCTCGTCAGGCCGGCCGGGAAGCCGGTGGACACGGCGGCGATCGGCAAGCGTCCCTGCAGCACCTTGTCCGCATGGCGGATCATCTCGTGGTACACGCAGACCGCGCCCGTCTTCAGGTTACGTTCCTGCAGGCCTAATGCTTCGACCAGGTCGGTGCGCAGCGGGCGCAGCGCCTTCATGCACAGGCGCTCCACGCGGCCAGGCGTATCGTCGCCGGACAGGGTGGTCAGGTCGATCAGCTCGATCGCCTTGACCAGCCACGCGGCCTGGTATTCCTTCTTCACCGTGCGGCGGTTCGCCAGCGACGCGGCGCGGCGCTCGGCGGCCGCCTTGTTGACGTGGATGTGATTCAGCCAGCCCAGGTCGAGGCCGGTGGCCTCGTTGCGCTTGAAGTCATTGCTCGCGGTGTTACTCATAAGAGGTTGGTTCCGTTGGAAAGGGGTTTCACGCCGAGGTGGTGCGCGATGGTCTGGCCGATGTCGGAGAACGTTTCCGAGATGCCGAGCGCGCGGCCGGCCACGCCGGGGCCGAAGAAGATCATCGGGATATGCTCGCGCGTGTGGTCGGAACCCGGCGACGTGGGGTCGCAGCCATGGTCGGCGGTGATCACGACCAGGTCGCCTTCCTTCAGCTTGCCGATGAATTCGGGCAGGCGCGCATCCAGTTCGTGCAGGGCCTGCGAATAACCCTGCACGTCGCGGCGGTGGCCGAAATGCATGTCGAAGTCGACGAAGTTCACGAACGTCAGCGACTTGTCGCCGGCCTGCTCTTCCACTTCCAGCAGGCGGTCGAACAGGGCCATGTTATCCGGCCCCTTCACCACCCGCGAGACGCCCTGCCCCGCGTAGATGTCGCTGATCTTGCCGAGCGCGATCACTTCGCCGCCGGCATCCTTCACGTGGTCCAGCAGCGTGGGCGCCGACGGCGGCACCGCGTAGTCGTGGCGGTTGGCGGTGCGCTTGTAGCTGCCGGCGCTGCCCAGGAACGGGCGCGCGATCACGCGGCCGATGTTGTACGGCTTGACCAGCTCATAGGCCTTCTCGCACATGTCGTACAGGCGCTCCAGCCCGAAGTGTTCCTCGTGCGCGGCGATCTGCAGCACGGAGTCGGCGGAGGTGTACAGGATCGGCTTGCCGGTAGCCACGTGCTCGTCGCCCAGGTCGGCGATGATCGTGGTGCCCGAGGCATGGCAGTTGCCCAGGAAGCCCGGCACGCCGGTCAGTTCCTGCAGCCGGTCCGTCAGCTCCTTGGGGAACGACGGCACCGTCTTCGGGAAGTAGCCCCAGTCGAACAGCACCGGCACGCCGGCGATTTCCCAATGGCCGCTTTGCGTATCCTTGCCGGTCGATTGCTCGCGGGCGGCGCCGTAGGCGGCACTGAAGCCTTCGCGCTGGTTGAAGCCGGCAGCCCAGGTGCCGCAGGCGGCATGCGCGGCGGCGGCGAGGCCCAGCTGTTCCAGTGCGGGAAGGGACATCGGCTTGCCTTGTTCGGCTGCCCATTTGGCGATGTGGCCGAAGGTGTTGGTGGCGGCATCGCCGTACTTGTCGGCGTCCGGCGTGGCGCCGAGGCCGAAGGAATCGAGCAGGAGGATGAATGCGCGTGACATGGTTTATCCGGTCAAGAAAATTCAAGGGCGGCCGAAGCCGCCCTGCTTGTTGCTTTAAGCCTTTGCGAGGTTCGCAAAGAACGCCTGGATCAGTTTCACCAGGCTTTCGGCGCCCACGGCCGCGTATTTCAGCGTCTGTTCATGGGACAGCGGGAACGGCGACAGGCCTTCGGCCAGGTTGGTGACGACGGACACGCCGATCACCTTCAGGCCGCAGTGACGGGCCGGCACCACTTCCGGCACCACCGACATGCCGACGACGTCCGCGCCGAGGCGCGTGAAGGCGCGGATCTCGGCCGGCGTCTCGAAACTCGGGCCCGAGTAGGCGATGTACACGCCTTCGTGCAGCGTGATGTTCTGCGCGGCGGCGGTATCCTGCAGCTGCTTGCGCAGGTCGGCGTCGTAGGCGTTGGCCATGCTGAAGAAGCGCGGGCCGAAGCGTTCGTCGTTCGGGCCGATCATCGGCGAACCGGGCAGGAAGTTGATGTGGTCGTTCAGCGCCACCAGCGAACCGGCATCCACCTCCGCACGCAGCGAACCGGCGGCATTGGTGACGAACACGAATTCGCAGCCCAGCAGCTTCAGCGTGCGCACGGCACTCGTCATCACGCCCAGGCCATAGCCCTCGTAGAAATGGCCGCGCCCCTTCAGGCACACCACCGGCACGCCGGCCAGCTTGCCCAGCACCATCTGGCCCGCGTGGCCGTGCACGGTGCTGATCGGGAAGCCCGGCAGCTCGTCGAAGCCGATCGTGACGACATCCGTCATCTGGTCGGCCAGCACACCGAGGCCGGAACCGAGGATCAGCGCGGCGCGCGGGGCAAAGCCGGCCGGCACGCGGGAACGTACGATGGCCGCGGCCTGGAAGGGGGAATTGTTCGACATGGAGTTCTCGCTGTTGGTTCTCGCTGTTTTGCGGATGAAGAGGCTGGCTCGGCCACCGGGATGCTCGTGGCGGTCCGGGGCAGCGACACTATGCATCACCGGCTATATGTATGACAAATACCTATTTTCTTTGCCATTTATATTCGCCGCATATAAATTACCCATTATTATAGCCGTTTGACAGCGAACAAACAGTTGTTTACGATTACCGACAAATGTCCTAGTCCGTATCAACCAAGTAAACCACAGTGCCTGCCAACGCGCCCCGCGCCATGAAATGAGCAAGAAAGAACAACTCTACGGCCTGATCCGTGCCAATCCGTTCATTTCCCAGCAGGAGATGGCCCAGGCCCTGGGCCTGTCGCGCTCTGCCGTGGCCGGGCACGTGGCAAGCCTGATCCGCGAGCGCCGCCTGGTGGGCCGTGCCTACGTGCTGCCGCGCGAACGCTCGGTGCTGTGCGTGGGCGCGGCCAACCTCGATCGCAAGCTGCGCACCACCGAGCCGCTGCGCATGGGCACCTCGAACCCGGCCACCGCCGCCGAGACCTTCGGCGGCGTGGCCCGCAATATCGCCGAGAACCTGGCCCGCCTGGGCACGCCCTGCGCGCTGCTGACGGCCCTGGGCGATGATAGCGCCGGCCAGGCCCTGCGGGCGCACGCCCGGGAGTGCGGCATCGACATGACCGGCACGCCGGTGCTGCCGGGCGTTGCGACGGGCACCTATACGGCCGTGCTGGATGCCGGCGGCGAAATGGCCGTGGCGCTGGCCGACATGGGCCTGTATGAACAGCTGACGCCAGCTTTCCTCGCCAGCCGCCAGGCGCAACGCAGCGCGGCGTCGTTCGTCATCGCGGACCTGAACCTGCCGCACGACACCGTCGCGCTGCTGCTCGACGAGGCACGCCGCGACGGCATCCCGCTGGCGATCGTGGCCGTGTCGCAGCCCAAGATGGCGCGGCTGCCGCGCGACCTGGCCGGCCTGCGCCTGCTGATCCTGAACCGCGGCGAACTGGAAGCGCGCGCTGGCCGCCCGCTGCCTACCGAGGCCGCGGTGCGCGATGCATGCCGCGC belongs to Pseudoduganella albidiflava and includes:
- a CDS encoding phosphopentomutase translates to MSRAFILLLDSFGLGATPDADKYGDAATNTFGHIAKWAAEQGKPMSLPALEQLGLAAAAHAACGTWAAGFNQREGFSAAYGAAREQSTGKDTQSGHWEIAGVPVLFDWGYFPKTVPSFPKELTDRLQELTGVPGFLGNCHASGTTIIADLGDEHVATGKPILYTSADSVLQIAAHEEHFGLERLYDMCEKAYELVKPYNIGRVIARPFLGSAGSYKRTANRHDYAVPPSAPTLLDHVKDAGGEVIALGKISDIYAGQGVSRVVKGPDNMALFDRLLEVEEQAGDKSLTFVNFVDFDMHFGHRRDVQGYSQALHELDARLPEFIGKLKEGDLVVITADHGCDPTSPGSDHTREHIPMIFFGPGVAGRALGISETFSDIGQTIAHHLGVKPLSNGTNLL
- a CDS encoding carbohydrate kinase; its protein translation is MSKKEQLYGLIRANPFISQQEMAQALGLSRSAVAGHVASLIRERRLVGRAYVLPRERSVLCVGAANLDRKLRTTEPLRMGTSNPATAAETFGGVARNIAENLARLGTPCALLTALGDDSAGQALRAHARECGIDMTGTPVLPGVATGTYTAVLDAGGEMAVALADMGLYEQLTPAFLASRQAQRSAASFVIADLNLPHDTVALLLDEARRDGIPLAIVAVSQPKMARLPRDLAGLRLLILNRGELEARAGRPLPTEAAVRDACRAVRAEGAQDVIVTCGAAGVYYTAGHTAAGDTADNTAVAKAVAKAVDDLHWLPAHDVDVVDVTGAGDAFSAAACWTLAQGGTDLAEACARGLRAAALTVQSPHTVSPALTAELFSAPLLNDKD
- the deoC gene encoding deoxyribose-phosphate aldolase, giving the protein MSNTASNDFKRNEATGLDLGWLNHIHVNKAAAERRAASLANRRTVKKEYQAAWLVKAIELIDLTTLSGDDTPGRVERLCMKALRPLRTDLVEALGLQERNLKTGAVCVYHEMIRHADKVLQGRLPIAAVSTGFPAGLTSMETKVREIELSVADGAQEIDIVITRQHVLTGNWQALYDEMVAYRQACGEAHVKAILATGDLVTLENVAKASWVCMMAGADFIKTSTGKEGVNATIPVSLVMVRAIREYYERTGFKVGYKPAGGVSTAKAALQYMTVMKEELGNEWLEPHLFRIGASSLLTDIERQLEHHVTGHYSAAHRHAQP
- the xapA gene encoding xanthosine phosphorylase; translation: MSNNSPFQAAAIVRSRVPAGFAPRAALILGSGLGVLADQMTDVVTIGFDELPGFPISTVHGHAGQMVLGKLAGVPVVCLKGRGHFYEGYGLGVMTSAVRTLKLLGCEFVFVTNAAGSLRAEVDAGSLVALNDHINFLPGSPMIGPNDERFGPRFFSMANAYDADLRKQLQDTAAAQNITLHEGVYIAYSGPSFETPAEIRAFTRLGADVVGMSVVPEVVPARHCGLKVIGVSVVTNLAEGLSPFPLSHEQTLKYAAVGAESLVKLIQAFFANLAKA